In the genome of Thermosphaera aggregans DSM 11486, one region contains:
- a CDS encoding CTAG/PCC1 family protein, whose translation MNQYRVEYSLSGLPQQVCTSLEKALKPEAESAPRSVEVVVECSNDVLTLKMRSAEINILRALHNSFIGLIIMLLELSEGLRNEQENASTRGSTVNSSIPDFKGNPC comes from the coding sequence ATGAACCAGTATAGAGTGGAGTATTCTCTTAGCGGGCTACCTCAGCAGGTCTGCACGTCCCTTGAGAAGGCGTTGAAGCCGGAGGCTGAGTCGGCCCCTAGGAGCGTTGAAGTAGTAGTGGAGTGTTCGAACGATGTTTTAACTCTGAAGATGCGCTCGGCTGAAATAAATATTTTAAGAGCTCTTCACAATAGCTTTATAGGATTAATTATAATGTTGCTGGAGTTGAGCGAGGGATTGAGGAATGAGCAGGAAAACGCTTCCACCCGAGGTTCAACAGTTAATAGTTCAATACCAGACTTTAAAGGAAACCCATGCTAA
- a CDS encoding Brix domain-containing protein — MILITTSHRSSQRTRSFVKDLSSVIPFSQKTTRGKKTLQELFTETYLNGFKWLLVVDEKNGNPSRLRFYHVEFKGVKPEGREVGWVTLKGVRLVRENPEAVKISNPSTISVDYGECTRGKCFNLADLLLMVFSKALSDKPDVTVKLAEEGGLKMRFLGKGGVEVGPLLRVSWVVLNEPV, encoded by the coding sequence TTGATCCTCATAACCACATCCCACAGGTCGTCTCAGAGAACCCGGAGCTTTGTAAAAGACTTGTCAAGCGTGATCCCTTTTTCCCAGAAAACCACCAGGGGTAAGAAGACTCTTCAAGAATTGTTTACTGAAACCTATCTCAATGGTTTCAAATGGCTACTGGTGGTTGACGAGAAAAACGGGAACCCCTCGCGGCTGAGATTCTACCATGTAGAGTTCAAAGGAGTTAAGCCCGAGGGGAGGGAAGTAGGCTGGGTTACTCTCAAAGGAGTGAGGCTTGTCAGGGAAAACCCGGAGGCAGTGAAGATCTCTAATCCTTCAACAATAAGCGTTGACTACGGGGAGTGCACAAGGGGTAAGTGCTTCAACCTGGCTGACCTACTCCTCATGGTGTTCTCCAAGGCTTTAAGCGACAAGCCTGACGTCACTGTTAAGCTTGCAGAAGAGGGAGGACTGAAGATGAGATTTCTCGGGAAGGGAGGGGTTGAGGTAGGACCCCTGTTAAGGGTTTCATGGGTTGTGCTTAATGAACCAGTATAG
- a CDS encoding 50S ribosomal protein L37ae, producing MGRTKVVKIAGRYGARYGSTLRKKVRDILMKRYAPHTCPFCGYQGKVVRVSTGLWMCRKCGNKWAGGAYVPKTEVARYFPNVIVRE from the coding sequence ATGGGGAGGACAAAGGTTGTTAAGATAGCGGGAAGATATGGGGCGAGATACGGGTCTACGCTGAGGAAGAAGGTTAGAGACATATTAATGAAACGCTACGCTCCGCACACATGCCCGTTCTGCGGCTACCAGGGCAAGGTTGTCAGGGTTTCAACAGGGCTCTGGATGTGCAGGAAGTGCGGTAACAAATGGGCTGGGGGAGCCTACGTCCCCAAGACCGAGGTGGCCAGGTACTTCCCCAACGTCATAGTCAGGGAGTAA